A genomic window from Bacillota bacterium includes:
- a CDS encoding DUF116 domain-containing protein, with protein MSSLIQVNERKRLFIGLLTASLLTAGGLALAVWYLIVSPQQSAAYQLVLLVLILVLVGTVVLVGFGLAGILLTLWLSKNVKWLQGPMRIALNTFFPLVLGVGKVFRIDMDRIRNSFVQVNNQLIEAMHIKLKPESILILAPHCLQRSSCPYKITTDIENCRRCGKCNVDDLLKMRDEYGVNIGMATGGTLARKYVKEYKPRAIVAIACERDLTSGILDANPIPVLGVMNIRPHGPCVNTCMNVPTVESAIQQFVR; from the coding sequence ATGAGTAGCCTAATTCAGGTTAACGAGAGAAAAAGGCTGTTCATAGGGCTTTTGACGGCCAGCCTGTTGACTGCTGGTGGTTTGGCTCTGGCGGTTTGGTACCTAATTGTCAGTCCTCAACAATCGGCAGCTTACCAGTTAGTGCTGCTGGTACTTATATTGGTCCTTGTGGGGACGGTAGTTCTGGTAGGATTTGGGCTGGCAGGTATACTGCTTACACTTTGGCTGTCAAAAAACGTTAAATGGCTGCAAGGGCCTATGCGTATTGCCTTAAATACCTTTTTCCCATTGGTTCTAGGCGTTGGAAAAGTTTTCCGTATTGATATGGACCGCATTCGAAACTCCTTTGTACAAGTGAATAACCAGCTTATAGAGGCCATGCATATAAAGCTCAAACCTGAAAGTATACTTATATTGGCCCCGCATTGTCTCCAGCGAAGCTCATGTCCTTATAAGATTACGACTGATATTGAAAATTGCCGCCGCTGTGGGAAATGTAATGTTGATGACCTTTTAAAGATGCGCGATGAGTATGGTGTCAACATTGGTATGGCAACCGGTGGAACCTTAGCCCGCAAGTATGTAAAAGAGTATAAGCCGCGGGCTATAGTTGCCATTGCCTGTGAGCGTGACCTTACGTCTGGAATACTGGATGCTAACCCTATTCCAGTGTTGGGGGTCATGAACATAAGGCCCCACGGGCCTTGCGTAAATACCTGCATGAACGTTCCTACAGTGGAAAGTGCAATACAACAATTTGTCCGGTAG
- a CDS encoding methionyl-tRNA formyltransferase produces MKIVFMGSPDFAIPSLSALAESGNHIAAVVTQPDRPRGRGRKLVPTQVKQFSELLGLPVWQPQKLSEIKSRLQEIDPTVIVVVAFGKILSPEILALPSLGCINVHASLLPKYRGSAPIHRAIINGETVTGVTTMFMNSGLDTGDMLFRETVSIGENETTGDLHDRLAQSGARLLIKTLYGLEAGEVAREPQNGEDATYAPPLSREDEIIHWNKSAREIKNLVRGLNPWPGARTYLNGKVLKIWRVEDIGNLQGTSTPGSVVDIDPGKGIVVEAGKGKVLITELQLQGRKRMDAAQFLRGYSPVQSVVLGNDTGEDGME; encoded by the coding sequence ATGAAAATAGTTTTTATGGGTTCCCCTGATTTTGCCATTCCGTCTCTTAGCGCCCTGGCTGAGAGCGGAAATCACATAGCAGCTGTAGTAACGCAGCCTGACAGACCGCGGGGGAGGGGCAGAAAATTAGTACCCACACAGGTTAAGCAGTTTTCCGAATTGCTGGGATTACCGGTTTGGCAGCCCCAAAAATTATCCGAGATAAAAAGCCGCTTGCAGGAGATAGATCCCACGGTAATAGTGGTCGTGGCCTTTGGCAAGATTTTAAGCCCTGAAATACTTGCTTTGCCCTCGTTGGGATGCATTAATGTTCATGCTTCCTTATTGCCTAAATACAGGGGTTCCGCTCCTATTCACCGGGCGATAATCAATGGCGAAACAGTGACCGGGGTTACTACTATGTTTATGAACAGCGGGTTGGATACCGGTGATATGCTCTTCCGGGAAACTGTATCCATAGGTGAGAATGAGACCACGGGAGACTTGCATGACCGCCTGGCTCAAAGCGGTGCCCGATTGCTGATTAAAACACTTTACGGGCTGGAAGCCGGTGAGGTGGCAAGGGAACCACAAAATGGAGAAGATGCTACTTACGCCCCTCCATTAAGCCGGGAAGACGAAATAATACATTGGAATAAATCCGCCCGGGAGATTAAGAATCTGGTCAGAGGTTTGAATCCTTGGCCTGGTGCCAGAACATATCTTAACGGAAAAGTTCTTAAGATATGGAGGGTGGAGGATATCGGCAACTTACAAGGGACAAGCACTCCTGGTTCGGTGGTGGATATAGACCCAGGTAAAGGGATTGTGGTCGAGGCAGGAAAAGGGAAGGTGTTAATAACCGAATTGCAGCTTCAAGGGCGAAAAAGAATGGATGCTGCGCAATTCCTTAGAGGGTACTCCCCGGTACAGAGTGTAGTTTTGGGTAATGATACAGGAGAGGACGGTATGGAATGA
- the def gene encoding peptide deformylase gives MAVYKVVEAEDDILRKNAKEVTKIDRSIFKLLDNMKDTMYEYKGVGLAAPQIGVSKRVITIDVGNGLIELINPIVVEVEGSATEAEGCLSVPGVVGDVPRPTKVTVRGLDRNGQEVEYNAVEYLARAFQHEIDHLNGILFIDKAVKLRKD, from the coding sequence GTGGCGGTATATAAAGTAGTAGAGGCGGAAGATGATATCCTTCGAAAAAATGCCAAAGAAGTAACAAAAATTGACCGCAGTATATTTAAACTATTGGATAATATGAAGGATACCATGTATGAGTATAAAGGGGTTGGCCTGGCGGCGCCGCAAATTGGCGTTTCTAAGCGTGTAATTACCATTGATGTCGGTAACGGCCTCATTGAACTCATTAACCCCATAGTTGTAGAAGTTGAAGGGAGTGCAACCGAGGCTGAGGGCTGTCTAAGCGTTCCCGGAGTTGTGGGTGATGTGCCGCGACCTACCAAAGTAACTGTACGTGGGCTTGACCGTAATGGCCAGGAAGTTGAATATAATGCAGTTGAGTATTTAGCCCGGGCTTTTCAGCACGAAATTGACCATCTCAATGGGATACTCTTTATTGATAAAGCGGTTAAGCTGAGAAAAGATTGA
- the priA gene encoding primosomal protein N', with amino-acid sequence MSAGKVAEVIVEVGGVGLQKPLHYRIPATLDDEISIGCKVLVPLGKRKVSGFVVGFTDTCEVKEPKEIIRLFDDGQVFSGEQLRIARWISSYYLSPPQRTLQCIAHPKLHRTNPPKVKYYYINFSSEALDKVMGTLGRAVKQAAVVYAAAYTPGLTKKQLSEQSGASYRVIDSLVNKELLKFTEKTMERKPFSEFNKMNNLPHLSEEQTAVVAQIKTSMENGLHKVFLLHGVTGSGKTEVYLRSIAHALSLGRGAIVLVPEISLTPQMIKFFKERYGDKVAVLHSRMSHGERYDQWERISRGDSPVVLGARSAIFAPIRDPGIIIVDEEHEFSYKQDETPRYHARAVALFRAHLNKGVTILGTATPSLESYCRSLKGGQYCLLDMKNRIDNRPMPDITVVDMRREFKSGNNGIFSSQLFQAVKTRMEKQEQAILFLNRRGFHTFIVCRECGLVMKCPNCDISLTYHVHGKLRCHYCGYSQLAPGLCPECHSQHINYLGTGTQKVEEEAAELFPEARILRMDSDTTGRKGAHQRILDSFSAREADILIGTQMIAKGLNLPGVTLVGIVSADMGLNMPDFRASERTFQLITQVSGRAGRGDIPGEVIIQTYNPDHYAIEAAAAGDYPGFFKTEMQIRKQLQYPPYTKMARLVFSSREETKAMELAETAFSALNGYLEDMNKLMAVGPAPAPLARVRGNYRLHVVLWSTDESYLREAVKKASSAVQKKGTGKSTRFSIDIDPYNMM; translated from the coding sequence TTGTCTGCCGGGAAAGTGGCGGAAGTAATCGTAGAGGTCGGCGGGGTGGGTTTACAAAAACCACTTCATTACCGGATTCCTGCCACGCTGGATGATGAAATCTCAATTGGCTGCAAAGTGCTGGTGCCGCTTGGTAAAAGAAAAGTGAGTGGCTTTGTGGTAGGTTTTACCGACACTTGTGAAGTAAAGGAACCAAAGGAGATTATCCGTCTATTTGATGATGGCCAAGTGTTCAGCGGGGAGCAACTTAGGATAGCCAGATGGATTTCCAGCTATTACCTAAGCCCGCCTCAGCGTACCTTGCAGTGTATTGCTCATCCCAAGCTGCACAGAACTAACCCTCCTAAGGTAAAATATTATTATATAAATTTCTCCAGTGAAGCTCTGGACAAGGTGATGGGTACATTAGGACGCGCGGTCAAACAGGCGGCAGTTGTTTATGCGGCAGCATATACTCCGGGCTTAACTAAAAAACAGTTATCGGAACAGTCCGGTGCTTCTTACCGGGTAATAGACAGCTTGGTTAATAAAGAGCTATTAAAATTTACTGAAAAGACTATGGAGCGAAAGCCTTTTTCCGAATTCAATAAGATGAATAATCTACCCCACTTGTCCGAAGAACAAACCGCAGTTGTGGCGCAGATTAAAACAAGCATGGAAAATGGGTTGCACAAGGTGTTTCTGCTGCATGGTGTAACGGGAAGCGGTAAAACAGAAGTTTATTTGCGCAGTATTGCCCACGCCCTGTCTTTGGGACGGGGGGCAATTGTATTGGTGCCGGAGATTTCCCTTACCCCGCAAATGATCAAGTTTTTTAAAGAACGTTACGGAGACAAGGTGGCGGTGCTTCACAGCCGCATGTCGCACGGAGAGCGATATGACCAGTGGGAAAGAATTTCACGGGGAGATTCTCCGGTGGTTTTGGGAGCGAGGTCAGCAATATTTGCCCCTATTAGAGACCCTGGCATAATAATAGTTGATGAAGAACACGAGTTTAGCTATAAACAAGATGAGACGCCTCGTTATCACGCTCGTGCCGTAGCCCTTTTTCGGGCACACTTAAATAAAGGCGTTACCATTCTTGGCACTGCAACACCCTCGTTGGAAAGCTATTGCCGGTCCTTAAAAGGAGGGCAGTATTGCTTGCTGGACATGAAAAATCGTATTGATAACCGTCCTATGCCTGATATAACTGTTGTGGATATGCGACGGGAATTTAAATCGGGTAATAACGGAATTTTTAGTTCTCAATTATTCCAGGCGGTTAAAACCAGAATGGAAAAGCAAGAACAGGCCATTCTTTTTTTAAACCGCAGAGGGTTTCATACATTCATTGTCTGCAGAGAATGTGGACTGGTAATGAAGTGCCCTAATTGTGATATCTCGTTAACATATCATGTGCATGGAAAGCTTCGCTGTCACTACTGCGGTTACTCACAATTAGCGCCTGGCTTATGTCCGGAATGCCATAGCCAACACATAAATTATTTAGGTACAGGTACACAAAAGGTAGAAGAGGAAGCAGCGGAATTGTTTCCAGAGGCCCGTATTTTGAGAATGGATTCTGATACAACAGGCCGCAAGGGAGCCCACCAGCGAATACTGGATTCTTTTTCTGCCAGAGAAGCGGATATACTGATTGGTACACAAATGATTGCCAAGGGCCTTAATCTTCCCGGCGTCACACTGGTGGGGATTGTGAGCGCTGATATGGGTTTGAATATGCCCGATTTCCGGGCATCCGAGCGTACTTTTCAACTTATAACGCAAGTCTCGGGCCGTGCCGGCCGGGGGGATATTCCAGGCGAAGTTATAATTCAAACCTATAACCCTGATCATTATGCCATAGAGGCAGCTGCTGCGGGTGATTATCCAGGCTTTTTTAAAACCGAAATGCAAATACGTAAACAATTGCAATATCCCCCATATACTAAGATGGCCCGCTTAGTTTTCTCGAGCCGGGAAGAGACAAAGGCCATGGAACTTGCAGAAACCGCCTTCAGTGCATTAAATGGCTATCTCGAAGATATGAATAAGCTAATGGCTGTAGGCCCTGCGCCTGCGCCTTTGGCACGGGTGCGTGGAAATTATCGCCTGCACGTGGTATTATGGAGTACAGACGAGAGTTATTTGAGAGAAGCGGTTAAAAAAGCGTCGTCTGCTGTACAGAAAAAGGGTACGGGTAAGTCAACAAGGTTCAGTATAGATATAGATCCCTATAACATGATGTAA
- the cysK gene encoding cysteine synthase A gives MGISKDVLSVIGSTPVVLLNKIKGDCPAKIIGKLEMLNPGGSIKARTAWGMVSDAEKKGLIKSGSTIVEPTSGNQGVGLAMVGAVRGYRVIIVMPDSMSKERRQLVKAFGGEVVLTPGNEDIGGAIKKARELVNSIDGAWMPDQFGNPANPAFHEQTTAREILSQLDCPVHAFVVGVGTGGTLSGVTRVLKTKHPEMQVYAVEPENSAVISGSPPGTHGIQGIGDGFVPHNLDLSLVDATFLVTDEQAMEMARRLAKEEGLLAGISSGAAVYAAVQVGRKLGAGKTVLTILPDTGERYLSLNLYSSN, from the coding sequence GTGGGGATTAGTAAAGACGTTCTAAGTGTTATAGGGAGTACCCCGGTTGTACTGCTAAACAAGATAAAAGGCGACTGTCCCGCTAAGATCATTGGAAAACTTGAAATGCTAAATCCTGGCGGTAGTATCAAGGCGAGAACAGCTTGGGGTATGGTTTCTGATGCGGAAAAGAAAGGCTTGATTAAATCTGGTTCAACCATCGTTGAGCCTACAAGTGGTAATCAAGGCGTTGGTTTAGCCATGGTCGGTGCTGTGCGTGGTTACAGGGTAATTATAGTTATGCCCGATTCCATGAGTAAAGAAAGAAGACAGCTTGTAAAGGCCTTCGGCGGAGAGGTTGTATTAACTCCCGGAAACGAAGATATTGGCGGGGCCATAAAGAAAGCCCGAGAACTGGTGAATAGTATAGATGGTGCTTGGATGCCGGATCAATTTGGCAATCCCGCCAACCCTGCTTTCCATGAACAAACAACCGCGAGAGAAATTCTCAGTCAATTGGATTGTCCTGTGCATGCCTTTGTTGTTGGAGTGGGCACTGGGGGGACATTGTCAGGGGTTACCAGGGTATTAAAGACAAAGCACCCAGAAATGCAAGTATACGCGGTAGAACCGGAGAATTCTGCGGTGATTTCCGGTAGTCCACCGGGCACGCATGGGATACAGGGTATAGGAGACGGGTTTGTGCCCCACAACTTGGATTTAAGCCTAGTTGATGCTACTTTTCTGGTGACAGATGAACAAGCAATGGAAATGGCAAGACGTTTAGCAAAGGAAGAGGGTCTATTAGCGGGAATATCCAGTGGAGCAGCCGTGTATGCCGCCGTGCAAGTTGGACGTAAGCTTGGAGCTGGAAAGACAGTTCTTACCATTCTTCCGGACACCGGTGAACGATATTTAAGCTTGAATCTTTACTCATCAAACTAA
- the coaBC gene encoding bifunctional phosphopantothenoylcysteine decarboxylase/phosphopantothenate--cysteine ligase CoaBC: MYGKEQNLRGYKVVVGVSGGIAAYKTVDLVSLLTKRGAEVHVVMTKAAREFIGPVTFEAISGNKVHLDVFDSPPGWHFPHLELARIADAVVIAPATAHFIGRAACGMADDLMGTMLLACQNLVIVCPAMNVAMYKHPAVQANINKLREFGYTVVEPDYGRLACGDTGPGRLAETGSIIKELENQLLLNQDLNDYTILVTAGATREPIDPVRFISNRSSGKMGFAIARAARKRGARVILVSGVLHPKPPEGVNLIEVESAQEMYDEVLKHYECVDVVIKAAAVGDYMPENVASQKIKKNGNALTLELKRNPDILLELGKRKQHQLLVGFAAETQDVEKNAKEKIFKKNLDLMVANDVTVPGAGFGTDTNVAKLIFAGGEANQLPMMTKEDLSNIILDNIRMLKKSK, from the coding sequence ATGTACGGAAAAGAGCAAAATCTTCGCGGTTATAAGGTTGTTGTGGGTGTTTCCGGTGGGATTGCCGCTTACAAAACTGTCGATTTGGTGAGCTTACTTACTAAAAGGGGTGCTGAAGTCCATGTAGTAATGACTAAAGCAGCCAGAGAATTTATAGGGCCTGTAACTTTTGAAGCCATCTCCGGTAATAAGGTTCACCTTGATGTGTTTGATTCCCCACCGGGATGGCACTTCCCGCATTTAGAGCTGGCTCGTATTGCCGACGCAGTAGTAATCGCCCCTGCAACAGCTCACTTTATCGGCCGTGCCGCTTGTGGCATGGCCGATGATTTGATGGGTACTATGTTGCTGGCCTGCCAGAATTTGGTTATTGTTTGTCCAGCTATGAATGTGGCTATGTATAAACATCCGGCGGTGCAGGCGAATATTAATAAACTCCGTGAGTTCGGTTATACCGTAGTGGAGCCTGATTACGGACGCCTTGCCTGTGGTGATACCGGTCCCGGCCGGTTAGCGGAAACCGGTAGTATTATTAAGGAATTAGAGAATCAACTGTTATTAAACCAGGATCTGAATGACTATACAATACTAGTTACTGCGGGAGCTACCAGAGAGCCCATTGATCCGGTGCGTTTTATAAGCAATCGCAGCAGCGGGAAAATGGGATTTGCCATTGCCCGTGCTGCACGAAAAAGGGGGGCTCGTGTAATACTGGTTAGTGGGGTTTTACATCCAAAGCCGCCCGAAGGAGTTAATTTGATTGAGGTTGAGTCGGCACAAGAGATGTATGATGAAGTACTGAAACATTATGAGTGTGTCGATGTGGTAATAAAAGCAGCCGCGGTAGGGGACTATATGCCTGAGAATGTTGCTTCCCAAAAAATAAAAAAGAACGGCAATGCCCTCACGTTGGAATTAAAAAGAAATCCTGATATATTACTGGAATTAGGAAAAAGGAAACAGCATCAGCTGCTGGTAGGTTTCGCGGCGGAAACCCAAGATGTGGAAAAGAATGCTAAGGAAAAGATATTTAAGAAAAACTTAGATCTTATGGTTGCCAATGATGTTACTGTACCCGGAGCGGGTTTCGGCACTGACACCAATGTTGCAAAGTTGATCTTTGCCGGGGGAGAGGCTAACCAGCTGCCTATGATGACTAAAGAAGATTTAAGTAATATTATTTTGGACAATATTCGGATGCTTAAAAAAAGTAAATAG
- the rpoZ gene encoding DNA-directed RNA polymerase subunit omega: MGQPPLDQLMEKMDSRYSLVVVAAKRARAITDKAEKGDDGNEETAKPVTYALNEIVKCGIKFRRTKQGIK, translated from the coding sequence ATGGGACAGCCGCCACTGGATCAACTAATGGAGAAAATGGACAGTCGATATTCATTAGTTGTGGTAGCAGCAAAAAGGGCACGGGCTATTACAGATAAAGCGGAAAAAGGTGACGACGGTAACGAAGAAACTGCCAAGCCGGTGACTTATGCTCTTAATGAAATTGTAAAATGCGGAATAAAATTTCGACGTACAAAGCAGGGCATAAAATAA
- a CDS encoding guanylate kinase, with translation MSDKGNLIVLSGPSGSGKGTVRQALGRYRNNLYYSVSATTRAPRPGEVHGTDYYFVSREEFEQMIEANELLEWAEVYTYYYGTPRMPVEDALNQGLDVVLEIDVQGALQVKERFNEAVLIFLLPPTPEELGARLKGRKTDAPEEIQTRLEWAKREVKLLYRYNYLIINDNVEEAAKRINFIIEAEGCRPFCQCLNSNWLD, from the coding sequence ATGTCCGACAAGGGAAACTTAATAGTGTTATCCGGACCTTCAGGGTCCGGTAAAGGTACAGTGCGCCAAGCCTTAGGTCGGTATCGTAACAACTTGTATTATTCCGTTTCTGCAACTACTCGGGCACCCCGGCCCGGTGAGGTGCATGGGACGGACTATTATTTTGTCAGCCGGGAAGAATTTGAGCAAATGATTGAGGCAAATGAATTACTAGAATGGGCCGAAGTGTATACTTATTACTACGGTACCCCTCGTATGCCGGTTGAAGATGCCTTAAACCAAGGGCTAGACGTGGTTTTGGAAATTGACGTGCAGGGTGCTTTGCAAGTCAAAGAGAGGTTTAACGAAGCTGTCTTAATTTTTTTACTGCCTCCAACTCCGGAAGAATTAGGGGCAAGGCTAAAGGGACGGAAAACTGATGCTCCGGAAGAGATACAGACGCGGTTGGAGTGGGCTAAAAGAGAAGTTAAATTGTTATATAGGTATAATTATCTTATCATCAACGACAATGTAGAGGAAGCTGCAAAGAGGATAAATTTCATCATCGAGGCAGAAGGCTGTAGGCCGTTTTGCCAGTGCTTGAACTCAAACTGGCTTGATTAA
- a CDS encoding DUF370 domain-containing protein — protein MEIKLINIGFGNIVSANRIIAIVSPESAPIKRIITEARDRGMLVDATYGRRTRAVIITDSDHVILSAVQPETVAHRLVNKESNLNQNSVTDSE, from the coding sequence ATGGAAATAAAACTAATTAATATTGGTTTTGGCAATATCGTCTCGGCAAACCGGATCATTGCTATTGTCAGCCCCGAATCAGCTCCCATTAAACGGATCATTACCGAGGCCCGTGACCGGGGGATGTTGGTGGATGCCACATATGGTAGGCGCACACGTGCAGTTATTATTACGGACAGTGATCATGTAATTCTCTCTGCTGTTCAGCCGGAAACGGTAGCCCACCGTCTGGTTAATAAGGAATCAAATTTAAATCAGAATTCTGTTACAGATAGTGAGTAG
- a CDS encoding YicC family protein, with protein MIKSMTGFGRGEAHGKGKRFTVELKAVNHRFNETFLRMPRSMISLEEKSKRVIQEYVSRGRIDGFFSVEVDEQKPVTVKVDKVLAESYYKAIEELQTFLELPGKPSFQDLVKFPDVLTVVEPEEDVEQWWPYVKEALIQAITGLVSMRETEGERLSKDLKGRINSIGQINEQIEERAPLVVDDHRQRLESRLKELMKEGTVDQERLATEVAIFAERSNITEEVVRLNSHLYQADKCLGSPEPVGRKMDFLVQEMNREINTIGSKANDLAISQLVVEVKSEVEKIREQVQNIE; from the coding sequence TTGATAAAAAGTATGACTGGATTTGGTCGCGGTGAGGCCCATGGTAAAGGCAAAAGGTTTACCGTGGAGTTGAAGGCGGTAAATCATCGATTTAATGAAACATTTCTTAGAATGCCAAGATCCATGATATCTTTGGAAGAAAAAAGCAAACGGGTAATCCAAGAATATGTATCCCGGGGGCGTATTGACGGCTTTTTTTCGGTGGAGGTAGATGAACAAAAGCCGGTAACGGTAAAAGTTGACAAAGTTTTAGCGGAATCTTATTATAAGGCTATAGAAGAGTTACAGACATTTTTGGAACTACCGGGTAAGCCATCTTTTCAGGATTTAGTAAAGTTCCCCGATGTATTGACGGTAGTAGAGCCGGAAGAGGATGTGGAACAGTGGTGGCCTTATGTAAAAGAAGCTCTTATACAGGCTATTACCGGTTTGGTAAGCATGAGGGAAACTGAAGGAGAAAGACTTTCCAAAGATTTAAAGGGGAGAATTAATTCCATTGGGCAGATAAATGAACAGATAGAAGAACGAGCACCTTTGGTTGTGGATGACCACCGTCAACGTTTGGAATCTCGCTTGAAGGAATTAATGAAGGAGGGAACAGTGGACCAAGAGCGGTTGGCGACTGAAGTTGCCATATTTGCTGAACGTTCTAATATTACTGAAGAAGTGGTCAGGCTAAACAGTCACCTTTACCAGGCTGACAAATGCCTGGGCTCTCCGGAACCCGTGGGGCGTAAAATGGATTTTTTGGTACAAGAAATGAACAGGGAAATTAACACCATTGGGTCTAAGGCCAACGACCTGGCTATAAGCCAGTTGGTTGTTGAGGTAAAAAGTGAAGTGGAGAAGATCAGGGAACAAGTTCAAAATATCGAATAA
- a CDS encoding pyridoxal phosphate-dependent aminotransferase, translating to MELNERAKNISPSPTLSIDAKAKQMLAEGAKVINFGAGEPDFDTPESIKQAAVKAIDKGMTKYTPVAGIPPLKEALIKKFEVDNDLHYKPSQIVVSAGAKHSLYNAFMVLCQPGDEVLLPAPYWVSYLEQIKLTGAFPLIVQTREENGFKLTPQELRSALTDRTRLIVLNSPSNPTGAVYTKDELKALGEVLLESNIAIISDEIYERLIYDGEKHVSIAQLNPGLKEKTVIINGVSKAYAMTGWRIGYAAAPAKVAKAMTDLQSHSTSNPTSIAQVAAQEAIEGPQDQAGKMVKQFDKRRKYMVERLQAMPGLSCNMPKGAFYVFPSIKGLMGKSYQGRKINGASDLASIILDDVQVAIVPGVAFGDDSCFRLSYATSMENIKEGLDRIEGVLKDLT from the coding sequence ATGGAACTTAATGAACGGGCAAAAAATATTAGCCCGTCACCCACGCTTTCAATTGATGCCAAGGCCAAGCAAATGCTTGCTGAAGGAGCCAAAGTAATTAATTTTGGTGCAGGGGAACCTGATTTTGATACTCCAGAATCTATAAAACAGGCCGCTGTGAAGGCCATTGATAAGGGAATGACCAAATACACACCGGTTGCCGGTATTCCACCTTTAAAAGAAGCGCTTATAAAGAAGTTTGAAGTAGATAACGATTTACATTATAAGCCTTCTCAAATTGTTGTTTCCGCCGGAGCCAAGCACTCTCTTTACAATGCGTTTATGGTACTGTGTCAGCCGGGGGACGAAGTCCTTTTACCGGCTCCGTATTGGGTTAGTTATCTGGAGCAAATAAAACTAACCGGGGCCTTTCCCTTGATTGTGCAAACCAGGGAAGAAAACGGTTTTAAGCTTACTCCCCAAGAATTGCGCTCTGCATTAACCGATCGCACAAGGCTAATTGTGCTTAACAGCCCGAGCAATCCTACAGGAGCGGTATATACCAAAGATGAACTAAAGGCTCTGGGTGAGGTGCTGTTGGAAAGCAATATTGCTATTATATCTGATGAGATCTATGAAAGATTGATCTATGACGGGGAAAAACATGTAAGCATAGCACAATTAAATCCCGGTTTAAAAGAAAAAACCGTAATTATAAACGGTGTGTCCAAAGCCTACGCTATGACCGGCTGGCGGATTGGTTATGCCGCAGCACCGGCTAAGGTGGCTAAGGCAATGACCGATTTACAGAGTCACTCCACTTCCAATCCCACTTCCATTGCGCAGGTGGCAGCACAGGAAGCGATTGAAGGGCCGCAGGATCAAGCGGGAAAAATGGTGAAGCAGTTTGATAAACGAAGGAAATATATGGTAGAGCGTCTTCAAGCCATGCCCGGGCTCTCTTGTAACATGCCCAAGGGAGCATTTTATGTGTTTCCGAGTATAAAAGGATTAATGGGTAAGTCTTATCAGGGAAGAAAAATAAATGGTGCTTCGGACTTGGCTTCAATTATTCTTGATGATGTTCAGGTAGCCATTGTTCCCGGAGTCGCTTTTGGTGATGACAGTTGTTTCAGATTATCGTACGCCACTTCCATGGAAAATATTAAAGAAGGTCTAGACCGTATAGAAGGTGTGTTAAAGGATCTAACGTGA